The sequence below is a genomic window from Bacteroidota bacterium.
CGAGTGAAATAACACCTTCCGCTTTTGCATCAGGTGTGAGTTCGTGCATGCGATTGATGCAGCGGATGAATGTTGTTTTTCCGCAACCGGAAGGACCCATGATCGCCGTTACCTGGTTCTTGTACAGATCCACATTCACATTCTTCAGCACCTGGTTCTTTCCGAAATAGGCATTGAAGTTCTCGGTACTGAGAATAGTTGTTGTTTCGTTCAAAACTTCCCGCATAGTTTCCATAGGCATTGGCTTTTCAGTTACCTCAACATTTATTGTCGCGTTATTTTCTCCCGTTACTGTCATGTTCAGAATTGTACTTTCCATTTTCTTTCTACGATTTTGGTGATGATATTCAGAACAAGAATGAAAACAATAAGCAGGAAAGACGCGCCCCACGCGAGTTTGTGCCAGTCGTCATACGCGCTGTTCGCATAATAAAAAATAATATGCGGCAAACTACTCATCGGCTTGAGCATATTGTAATTCGTGTATGGATTTCCGAATGCCGTGAAAAGCAGTGGAGCAGTTTCACCAGATATTCTCGCAATACCAAGAATGATCCCGCCGAGAATTCCGCTGAGTCCCGCGGGAAGGATCACTTTCGTTATCGTACGATAATATGGAACACCAAGCGCGAGTGAAGCTTCTTTGAGCGAATCAGGAATGAGTTTGAGCGTTTCTTCTGTTGAACGGATGATCGAAGGAAGCATCATGAAAGCAAGCGCTAAACTTCCGGAGACAGCGGAAAATCCGCTGAATGATTTTACCACCCACAGATAAATTATTATTCCGATGACGATGGAAGGAATTCCCTGCAATACATCGACAGAAATTCTTGTCCAGTAAGTGATCTTCGATTTCGGATTTTCTTTTGTGTAAAGCGCAGTGGTAATTCCGATCGGGATAGCAATGACAGAAGCAACGAGGATCATGAGTAATGTACCGATGATCGCGTTGTAAACTCCGCCGCCTGTT
It includes:
- the pstA gene encoding phosphate ABC transporter permease PstA — encoded protein: MNKTTTYRNFKNGFFKGTVVAFTAIATIPLVLILFYIFKQGISSINWHFLSQEPKPVGETGGGVYNAIIGTLLMILVASVIAIPIGITTALYTKENPKSKITYWTRISVDVLQGIPSIVIGIIIYLWVVKSFSGFSAVSGSLALAFMMLPSIIRSTEETLKLIPDSLKEASLALGVPYYRTITKVILPAGLSGILGGIILGIARISGETAPLLFTAFGNPYTNYNMLKPMSSLPHIIFYYANSAYDDWHKLAWGASFLLIVFILVLNIITKIVERKWKVQF